The Aquila chrysaetos chrysaetos chromosome 19, bAquChr1.4, whole genome shotgun sequence genome includes a region encoding these proteins:
- the NUMA1 gene encoding nuclear mitotic apparatus protein 1 isoform X3 codes for MPLHSARAAALLTWVNSTKVCTDPLDDLSQLQDCSIFIRIINKIHRSEEGESVLEQPLPERISFIRGFLQKHCKHKSATENLVSAQKLLEGEELALAKVAVLLLYHTSMSCKSPREWYEFDYKTQVELASILKFVLDNEESLNENLETFLQRKAPPSSSSASSSSSEEHSPLLSLPHKREVRFLELQKIASSSSSSSSGANNTLSGSPSSPMGDVMQTPQFQLRRLKKQLAVERENRDELEVELAENRKLITEKEAQITMMQQRIDRLALLNEKQAADQLEPKEMEELREKNESLMVRLHEALKQCQDLKTEKGQMDRKINQLSEENGDLSFKLREIASHLVQLQEALNELSEEHNAALAQSQEKQGQLESELRAALQEKKCSEEKIEILQGKISLLEDQLAKLGDCSAQEKGEVMGDILKLEELKQEVSSLAAKGAELQATVLRLEEEKQLREAALQSERGRFEEEKQQLGGLVASLQNSLSESHRARERLEQDLRAREAGEPQGTPLRGRGAEAEARSEGEAGRLAALSAQHEKTLRERDSALQQLQHLQEANASLSSQLQAMAQAQDASQAASAEEKAELSRKVGELEARILELGAQRQQGAAEGLKAQLRELEGRLKESQQRLAERERLARENTRLQERLLFLEESLRNTEGILEDEKRRAAESLEGSLARIAELEAERQQLVQGREPAPQERGEEPAKRRALEESREKPMGASPAAKGEDGERGRLEEEMRALSREHGRACQRLQAEQEKAAALEARAERLAAEHQERLAVLQADLSSARARAKEKEGEEQKLRAEVSSLREKIAVTEQATAQRVAGLEADARRAAEALEGVSQQLSQEKLKSKELEAAVERLRSAEAELSRVAAAGRQRELELEVEVKKLSGELTMLGARLEEMLREHRRDLAHREEEAERLRQEAERAKADCAAERARKAELEVQLQNSLNEQRVERSVHREELARSRELMEEKEGELDELRRKNVLRGEELRDLQKTVSKLKGELASAEAAKERAPKADNELQGFSEGTRSRDTEGDSVKATCSKEMSLKSLEEKTRHREQESSSSQDLYQEKLKETQALRSQVEELEQKCREQQEAMATLERAAAEAAIAEQAELEALRREVAQQKEKASELQKLLEASRSAQALHDGTVEALQKELQEKGRELIQSKTAIAAAEKELASLRSAAQEKGRSEESWKEQVSQCVQEMERKNSLIGSLEHEVSILHRQVTEKEGESKELKRLIVAESEKSKKLEERLRVLQTEMATAASRAAERCSLMKVEVQRCQEEMEKQRLAIEALKRDRHCQSEREDELRQEVKVCQDKCLQKEQLLAALQQELGSAQALAGELPALKHLCQQLQAERASLESQHRQDLEQRAKALAALQAELARAKLEAAEVPSLRERSAEQDRAIQRLQAETAEQAARLAGLQQANARLAEENRGLGESRSRGQQRLEAELGQAMERHARELERLRSASEELVAGSRQEAEEAARKLEAMSNEYESSKAAALEERRKLLEERQRLTAQVEQLEVFRKEQAKQVEELNKKLTQHEKTTRTQQQRVKVLEGELQAETTRQQEKVAELQAQLTQKEQAAEHYKGQMEKAKTYYDAKKQQNQDLTEKLKAMEQLQKENAELRTESERLAKELQQSILQAKESELSCRNLTSQVRSLEAQVEFADRQLRELGKFQVATDTLKGRETFRQNPADLSADSLDLSLDEAQPLNSTRKPGRSQSEASAVPPGSEESPVSRRLPRKVESLESLYFTPIPSRTRSQLESSAGSLGDLSLDSGCKTRSARRRTTINITMTKKQAKTEEPDSADVSFCSIPAARPPHAAPGKGRLRSAASTRSLTSFPSQDSLIKLETSSPQETPGNSALLGLPGYRPVTRSSLRLLQGGSSSSLGRSSIYLGTCQDEPEQLDDWNRIAELQQRNRVCPPHLKTCYPLESRPSNSLGTITDEEMKTGDPKETLRRASMQPSQIAAGTAARRNTLGTVWAGGITTRQQRKRLSDESHQGPDTPESKKPTSCFPRPQTPRDRSERRSSQVSRRSEQQAPSKQAERRQSMAFSILNTPKKLGNSLLRRAAGRKTTTKNSPRGSARRSPRIATAKSPKGKVGTGSPPQRVPEQAQPPPGLWRWVGHSR; via the exons ATGCCTCTTCACAGCGCGAGAGCCGCAGCTCTCCTCACTTGG GTGAACAGCACAAAAGTTTGTACTGATCCCCTTGATGATCTGTCACAGCTCCAGGACTGCAGCATCTTCATCAGGATCATCAACAAAAT CCACAGGAGCGAGGAGGGGGAgtctgtgctggagcagccgCTGCCGGAGAGGATCTCCTTCATCCGTGGCTTCCTGCAGA AGCACTGCAAGCACAAATCGGCCACGGAGAACCTGGTCTCGGCACAGAAactgctggagggagaggaactGGCATTGGCCAAG GTGGCCGTGCTGCTCCTGTATCACACCTCCATGAGCTGCAAGAGCCCCAGGGAGTGGTATGAGTTTGACTACAAGACTCAG GTTGAGCTGGCATCGATCCTCAAATTTGTGCTGGACAATGAGGAGAGCCTGAATGAGAATCTGGAGACGTTTCTGCAGAGGAAAG CACCGCCATCCTCATCCAGCgcatccagcagcagctctgaggagCACTCCCCGCTGCTCTCCCTCCCGCACAAGCGAGAGGTGCGTTTCCTGGAACTGCAGAAGAttgcatcctcctcctcttcctcctcctccggcgCCAACAA CACGCTTTCTGGCTCTCCATCCTCACCCATGGGGGATGTCATGCAGACCCCCCAGTTTCAGCTGCGACGGCTGAAGAAGCAGCTGGCTGTTGAGAGAGAGAACCGGGATGAGCTGGAGGTGGAGCTGGCAGAGAATCGCAAGCTCATCACAGAGAAGG AGGCTCAGATCACCATGATGCAGCAGCGGATTGATCGCTTGGCTCTGCTCAATGAGAAGCAAGCTGCAGACCAGCTGGAGCCCAAGGAAATGGAGGAGCTGAGGGAAAAGAACGAGAG CCTGATGGTGCGCTTGCACGAGGCCCTCAAGCAGTGCCAGGACCTGAAGACTGAAAAAGGCCAGATGGACCGAAAAATCAACCAGCTCTCTGAGGAGAACGGGGATCTTTCCTTCAAG CTGCGGGAGATCGCCAGCCACTTGGTCCAGCTGCAGGAAGCCCTGAACGAGCTCTCGGAGGAGCACAACGCGGCCCTGGCGCAGTCGCAGGAAAAGCAGGGACAGCTGGAGAGCGAGCTGCGTGCTGCCCTGCAGGAGAAG AAATGCTCGGAAGAGAAGATCGAGATTCTCCAGGGGAAGATTTCTCTGCTGGAGGACCAGCTGGCCAAGCTGGGGGACTGCAGCGcccaggagaagggagaggtCATGGGGGACATCCTGAAG CTGGAAGAGCTGAAGCAGGAGGTCTCCAGCCTTGCTGCTAAAGGGGCCGAGCTCCAGGCCACCGTCCTgcggctggaggaggagaagcagctgcgGGAGGCAGCCCTGCAGTCCGAACGCGGCCGCTTCgaagaggagaagcagcagctgggcgGCCTCGTCGCCAGCCTCCAGAACTCCCTCTCCGAGAGCCACCGGGCCAGggagaggctggagcaggaccTGCGGGCACGAGAGGCCGGCGAGCCCCAGGGCACCccgctgcggggccggggggccgAGGCAGAGGCAAGGAGCGAGGGGGAGGCCGGGCGGCTGGCTGCCCTCAGCGCCCAGCACGAGAAGACCCTGCGGGAGAGGGactctgccctgcagcagctccagcacctgCAGGAGGCCAACGCGTCCCTGAGCAGCCAGCTGCAGGCCATGGCGCAGGCTCAGGATGCCAGCCAGGCCGCCTCGGCGGAAGAGAAGGCTGAGCTGAGCCGCAAGGTCGGTGAGCTGGAAGCCAGGATCCTCGAGCTCGGCGCCCAGCGGCAGCAGGGAGCGGCGGAGGGGCTGAAAGCCCAGCTGCGGGAGCTGGAGGGCAGGCTGAAGGAGAGCCAGCAGAGGCTGGCCGAGAGGGAGAGGCTGGCCCGGGAGAACACCCGCCTGCAGGAGCGGCTGCTCTTCCTGGAGGAATCCCTGCGGAACACCGAGGGCATCCTGGAGGACGAGAAGAGGCGGGCGGCCGAGAGCCTGGAGGGCAGCCTGGCCAGGATCGCCGAGCTGGAGGcggagaggcagcagctggtgcAGGGCCGGGAACCGGCTCCGCAGGAGCGGGGCGAGGAGCCTGCCAAGCGCCGGGCGCTGGAGGAGAGCCGGGAGAAGCCGATGGGAGCCTCCCCTGCTGCCAAAGGGGAAGATGGAGAGCGCGggcggctggaggaggagatgcgGGCGCTGAGCCGGGAGCACGGCCGGGCCTGCCAGCGGCTGCAGGCTGAGCAGGAGAAGGCAGCCGCTCTGGAGGCCCGGGCAGAGCGCCTGGCTGCCGAGCACCAGGAGAGGCTGGCCGTCCTCCAGGCCGACCTGTCCAGTGCCCGGGCGCGGGCGAAGGAGAAGGAGGGCGAGGAGCAGAAGCTGAGGGCCGAGGTCTCCTCCCTGCGGGAGAAGATAGCCGTCACGGAGCAAGCCACAGCCCAGCGTGTGGCCGGGCTGGAGGCAGATGCCCGGCGAGCTGCCGAGGCGCTGGAGGGGGtctcccagcagctctcccaggAGAAGCTCAAATCCAAGGAGCTGGAAGCTGCCGTGGAGCGGCTGCGGAGCGCGGAGGCAGAGCTGTCCCGGGTGGCCGCTGCCGGCAGGCAgcgggagctggagctggaggtggAGGTGAAGAAGCTGTCCGGAGAGTTGACCATGCTGGGCGCCAggctggaggagatgctgcGGGAGCACCGTCGGGACCTGGCGCACCGGGAGGAGGAAGCCGAACGCCTGCGGCAGGAGGCGGAACGGGCCAAGGCGGACTGCGCCGCTGAGCGAGCCCgcaaggcagagctggaggtgCAGCTGCAAAACTCCCTCAACGAGCAGAGGGTGGAGCGGTCGGTGCACCGGGAGGAGCTGGCCCGGTCCCGGGAGCtgatggaggagaaggagggggagctGGATGAGCTCCGCCGGAAAAACGTCTTGCGGGGCGAGGAGTTGAGGGACCTGCAGAAGACGGTCAGCAAGCTGAAAGGAGAGCTCGCCTCGGCAGAGGCGGCCAAGGAGCGGGCGCCCAAGGCGGACAACGAGCTGCAGGGCTTCTCGGAGGGCACCCGCAGCAGGGACACGGAGGGGGACAGCGTCAAGGCCACCTGCTCAAAGGAGATGTCCCTCAAAAGCTTGGAAGAGAAGACCCGTCACAGGGAGCAGGAATCCAGCTCGAGCCAAGACCTTTAccaggagaagctgaaggagACCCAGGCGCTTCGTTCACAagtggaggagctggagcagaagtgcagggagcagcaggaggctaTGGCCACCCTGGAGCGAGCGGCGGCCGAGGCGGCGATAGCGGAGCAAGCGGAGCTGGAGGCCTTGAGGAGGGAAGTGGCCCAGCAGAAGGAGAAGGCGTCGGAGCTGCAGAAGTTGCTGGAGGCCTCGAGGTCGGCGCAGGCTCTGCACGACGGCACCGTGGAGGCCCTGcagaaggagctgcaggagaagggcagggagCTGATCCAGAGCAAAACCGCCATCGCCGCTGCTGAGAAGGAGCTGGCATCCCTCCGCTCCGCGGCACAGGAGAAGGGCCGGTCGGAGGAGAGCTGGAAGGAGCAAGTGTCCCAGTGCGTCCAGGAGATGGAGAGGAAGAACAGCCTGATCGGCAGCCTGGAGCACGAGGTCTCCATCCTCCATCGGCAGGTGAcggagaaggagggggagagcaAAGAGCTGAAGCGCCTGATCGTCGCCGAGTCGGAGAAGAGCaagaagctggaggagaggcTGCGGGTGCTGCAGACGGAGATGGCCACCGCCGCCTCCCGGGCGGCCGAGAGGTGCTCGCTCATGAAGGTGGAGGTGCAGCGGTGccaggaggagatggagaagcAGCGGTTGGCCATCGAGGCCCTGAAGAGGGACCGCCACTGCCAGAGCGAGCGGGAGGACGAGCTGCGTCAAGAGGTGAAGGTCTGCCAGGACAAGTGCCTCCAGAAGGAGCAGCTCCTCGCCgccctgcagcaggagctcGGCAGCGCCCAGGCGCTCGCCGGGGAGCTGCCGGCGCTGAAACACCTTTGCCAGCAGCTTCAGGCCGAGCGTGCCTCCCTGGAGAGCCAGCACCGCCAGGACCTGGAGCAGAGGGCGAAAGCCCTGGCCGCTTTGCAAGCAGAGCTGGCGCGGGCCAAGCTGGAAGCGGCCGAGGTGCCCTCCCTGCGGGAGCGGTCGGCAGAGCAGGATCGGGCCATCCAGCGGCTGCAGGCGGAGACGGCGGAGCAGGCGGCGCGGCTGGCGGGGCTGCAGCAGGCCAACGCTCGGCTGGCCGAGGAGAACCGTGGGCTCGGCGAGAGCCGGAGCCGCGGGCAGCAGCGGCTCGAGGCAGAGCTTGGCCAGGCCATGGAGCGGCACGCGCGGGAGCTGGAGCGGCTGCGGTCGGCGTCGGAGGAGCTGGTGGCCGGCAGTCGGCaggaggcggaggaggcggcGCGGAAGCTGGAGGCGATGAGTAACGAGTACGAGAGCAGCAAGGCGGCGGCgctggaagagaggaggaagctgctggaggagaggcagaggctGACGGCTCAG GTGGAGCAGCTAGAAGTATTTCGGAAAGAACAAGCTAAGCAG GTGGAGGAGCTGAATAAAAAGCTGACCCAGCATGAGAAGACCACCCGAACCCAGCAGCAGAGAGTTAAG GTGCTGGaaggggagctgcaggcagagaccACCCGTCAGCAGGAGAaggtggcagagctgcaggcgCAGCTCACCCAGAAGGAGCAGGCAGCCGAGCACTACAAGGGCCAG ATGGAGAAGGCAAAAACTTACTACGAcgcaaagaagcagcagaaccaGGACCTGACGGAGAAGCTGAAGGCCatggagcagctgcagaaggagaacGCAGAGCTCCGGACCGAATCGGAGAGGTTGGccaaggagctgcagcagagcatcCTGCAGGCCAAGGAGTcggagctgagctgcaggaacCTCACCAGCCAGGTCCGCAGCCTGGAGGCTCAG GTGGAGTTTGCCGATCGGCAGCTACGGGAGCTCGGCAAGTTCCAGGTGGCAACGGACACGCTGAAGGGCCGGGAGACTTTCCGCCAGAACCCTGCCGATCTCAGCGCCGACAGCCTCGACCTCAGCCTCGACGAAGCGCAGCCGCTCAACTCCACCAG GAAGCCTGGCCGCTCGCAGTCGGAGGCCTCGGCGGTGCCGCCAGGCAGCGAAGAGTCGCCGGTGTCCCGGCGGCTGCCGCGCAAGGTGGAGTCCCTGGAGAGCCTCTACTtcacccccatccccagccgCACGCGGtcccagctggagagcagcgCCGGCTCCCTGGGCGACCTCTCGCTTGACTCCGGGTGCAAGACCCGCTCGGCCCGGCGCCGCACCACCATCAACATCACCATGACGAAA AAACAGGCCAAGACTGAGGAACCGGACAGCGCCGACGTCTCCTTCTGCAGCATCCCGGCGGCACGGCCCCCGCACGCTGCCCCCGGCAAAGGCCGGCTGCGCTCAGCCGCCTCCACCCGCTCCCTCACCAGCTTCCCCTCCCAGGACTCCCTCATCAAGCTGGAAACCTCCTCCCCGCAGGAGACCCCCGGCAATTCGGCGCTGCTGGGCCTCCCCGGCTACCGGCCGGTCACCCGCAGCTCCCTGAGACTCTTGCAGGGGGGGAGCAGCTCCAGCCTCG GCCGGAGCAGCATCTACCTGGGCACGTGCCAGGATGAGCCAGAGCAGCTGGACGACTGGAACCGCATTGCGGAGCTACAGCAGCGTAACCGAGTCTGCCCACCCCACCTGAAGACCTGCTACCCCCTGGAGAGCAGG CCTTCCAACTCCCTGGGGACCATCACGGACGAGGAGATGAAGACGGGCGACCCGAAGGAGACGCTGCGGCGTGCCAGCATGCAGCCCTCGCAGATCGCCGCCGGCACGGCCGCCCGGCGCAACACCCTGGGCACGGTCTGGGCCGGCGGCATCACCACCCGGCAGCAAAGGAAGCGCCTCTCGGACGAGTCCCACCAGGGCCCCGACACCCCCGAG TCCAAGAAGCCGACCAGCTGCTTCCCACGTCCCCAGACCCCCCGGGACCGCAGTGAGCGGCGCAGCTCCCAGGTCAGCCGGAGGAGCGAGCAGCAAGCCCCCAGCAAGCAG GCTGAGAGACGCCAGTCGATGGCGTTCAGCATCCTCAACACCCCGAAGAAGCTGGGGAACAGCCTGCTGCGCCGGGCAGCCGGCCGGAAAACCACCACCAAGAACTCGCCCCGCGGCAGCGCCCGCCGCTCACCCCGCATCGCCACCGCCAAGTCCCCCAAGGGCAAGGTAGGTACCGGCAGCCCCCC GCAGCGGGTCCCAGAGCAGGCACAGCCACCCCCAGGGCTCTGGCGGTGGGTTGGTCACAGTCGCTAA